One Vibrio penaeicida DNA segment encodes these proteins:
- the rho gene encoding transcription termination factor Rho, which translates to MNLTELKNRPVSELVKLGESLGLENLARLRKQDIIFSILKAHAKSGEDIFGDGVLEILQDGFGFLRSADSSYLAGPDDIYVSPSQIRRFNLRTGDSIAGKIRPPKDGERYFALLKVNTVNHDKPDNARNKILFENLTPLHANERMVMERGNGSTEDITARVLDLASPIGKGQRGLIVAPPKAGKTMLLQNIAQSIAHNHPECELMVLLIDERPEEVTEMQRLVKGEVIASTFDEPASRHVQVAEMVIEKAKRLVEHKKNVVILLDSITRLARAYNTVVPSSGKVLTGGVDANALHRPKRFFGAARNVEEGGSLTIIATALVDTGSKMDEVIYEEFKGTGNMELHLNRKIAEKRVFPAIDFNRSGTRREELLTKTDELQKMWILRKIVHPMGEIDAMEFLIDKLAMTKTNDEFFDAMRRQ; encoded by the coding sequence ATGAACCTGACAGAACTGAAGAACAGACCTGTGTCTGAGCTCGTGAAACTAGGTGAAAGCCTGGGTTTAGAAAACCTAGCGCGTTTAAGAAAACAAGACATTATATTTTCCATCTTAAAGGCTCACGCAAAAAGTGGTGAAGATATCTTTGGTGATGGGGTTCTGGAAATTCTTCAAGATGGGTTTGGTTTCTTACGTAGTGCCGACAGTTCTTATCTAGCTGGTCCAGACGATATCTACGTATCACCAAGCCAGATTCGTCGATTTAATTTACGCACTGGTGACTCCATTGCAGGGAAGATTCGACCACCTAAAGACGGTGAACGCTATTTTGCCCTTCTAAAAGTCAACACAGTCAACCACGACAAACCAGACAACGCTCGCAACAAGATCCTTTTCGAAAACCTTACTCCTCTTCATGCCAACGAACGTATGGTCATGGAGCGCGGTAATGGTTCGACCGAAGACATCACTGCACGTGTTTTGGATTTAGCCTCACCAATCGGTAAAGGTCAACGTGGTCTTATCGTTGCTCCGCCAAAAGCGGGTAAAACGATGCTTCTTCAGAACATTGCACAAAGCATTGCGCACAATCACCCAGAATGTGAACTGATGGTTCTTCTGATTGATGAGCGTCCGGAAGAGGTAACAGAGATGCAACGCCTAGTAAAAGGTGAAGTGATTGCATCCACGTTTGATGAACCTGCTTCTCGCCATGTTCAGGTCGCTGAAATGGTTATCGAAAAAGCTAAACGCTTAGTAGAGCACAAGAAAAACGTAGTCATCCTTTTGGATTCCATTACACGTCTAGCACGTGCATACAACACCGTAGTGCCTTCGTCAGGTAAAGTCCTGACTGGTGGTGTAGACGCGAATGCATTGCACCGTCCAAAGCGTTTCTTTGGTGCAGCACGTAACGTAGAAGAAGGTGGTAGCCTGACTATCATTGCTACAGCGCTAGTGGATACGGGTTCTAAGATGGACGAAGTTATCTACGAAGAATTTAAAGGTACAGGTAACATGGAATTACACCTGAACCGTAAGATCGCTGAGAAGCGTGTTTTCCCTGCAATAGACTTTAATCGCAGTGGTACTCGTCGTGAAGAGCTTCTAACGAAAACTGATGAGCTTCAAAAAATGTGGATTCTCCGCAAGATTGTTCACCCAATGGGTGAAATCGATGCAATGGAGTTCCTTATCGATAAATTGGCAATGACCAAAACAAACGATGAGTTCTTCGACGCGATGCGTCGACAGTAA
- a CDS encoding uroporphyrinogen-III synthase gives MAVLVTRPGQDGIELCEAIQAQHTDAIHHPLIQFQSSDDIQSLPSKLHNADIVIAVSQHAVHYTQEILKEQQAKWPASVSYLAIGQKTAYKLGKVTQQKVHYPTISDSEHFLQLPQLQNVSQLSIVILRGNSGRELIFESLSNKNASVEYAEVYQRHPIPFNSEDSIQYWRSRNVDTLILTSSEQLSYLEQSMSKIQKDWLHTLSLLVPSQRIAILARELGYQNIVNTGSAANSDLLNAVSKK, from the coding sequence ATGGCGGTATTAGTCACCCGGCCGGGACAAGATGGCATCGAGTTGTGTGAAGCGATTCAAGCGCAGCACACTGATGCCATACATCACCCACTCATTCAATTCCAATCTTCTGACGATATCCAATCACTACCTAGTAAGCTTCACAACGCCGATATTGTTATCGCCGTCAGCCAACACGCTGTTCATTACACTCAAGAAATACTCAAAGAACAGCAAGCCAAGTGGCCAGCGAGCGTGTCATACCTTGCCATTGGTCAAAAAACCGCATACAAATTAGGCAAAGTGACCCAACAAAAAGTACACTATCCGACAATCAGCGATAGTGAACACTTTCTGCAATTGCCTCAATTACAAAACGTTTCTCAGCTTTCTATAGTGATTTTGAGGGGGAACAGTGGCAGAGAGTTGATTTTTGAATCGCTGTCGAATAAGAATGCGAGTGTCGAATATGCAGAAGTTTATCAACGACACCCAATTCCTTTTAATTCGGAAGATTCTATTCAATATTGGCGTAGCCGCAATGTTGATACTTTGATTCTCACGAGTAGCGAACAACTCAGCTACCTAGAGCAATCAATGTCGAAAATTCAAAAAGATTGGCTACATACTTTAAGCCTTTTAGTGCCAAGCCAACGGATAGCTATTCTCGCCAGAGAGCTGGGATATCAAAATATCGTGAATACAGGCAGCGCAGCAAATTCGGACTTGCTGAATGCAGTTAGCAAGAAATAA
- a CDS encoding uroporphyrinogen-III C-methyltransferase: MVSKKNNNEHIEPEETKEETAEPTETVTESSQNKEADKPQVKEHEPVKFEEKQGKRGVKLGTIAIILSLIFGGGLTYLIQQKTQQQEQEIAKLKAQFKATQTNLAQELDSVKSETAALNRHTVNRTKVELEQQQKSIESLQLALADVKGRRPNDWLLAESDYLVKLAGRKLFLEHDIVSATKLMESADQRIAALNDPSLVPLRRAMANDITNLRALPLIDRDGLVIALTSLQLQVDGLPLANAILPEAPVVEQQEVSTDINDWQQNLMTSLGEFSEQFITFRTRDGNVIPLLSPEQHFYLRENIKAKLETAMKGVYTEQGEVFSTALKVAHEWSTQFFNLDDPAVQKFNQRIAALGKQNIQVNYPVKLETQELLSDVISERLRREMTTIITEEAK, encoded by the coding sequence ATGGTAAGTAAAAAAAACAACAACGAGCACATTGAACCTGAAGAAACAAAAGAAGAGACAGCAGAACCGACGGAAACGGTAACGGAATCTTCACAAAATAAAGAAGCCGACAAACCTCAAGTCAAAGAACATGAGCCTGTTAAGTTTGAAGAAAAACAGGGCAAGAGAGGCGTCAAGCTTGGTACGATTGCGATCATTCTTTCGCTTATATTTGGAGGTGGTCTTACCTACCTTATTCAGCAAAAGACACAGCAACAAGAACAAGAAATAGCCAAGCTAAAAGCGCAATTTAAAGCAACCCAAACGAACCTAGCTCAAGAGTTAGATTCCGTTAAAAGCGAAACAGCCGCTCTCAACCGTCACACGGTTAACCGCACCAAAGTAGAGCTTGAACAACAACAAAAGAGCATCGAAAGCCTTCAACTCGCCTTAGCCGATGTAAAGGGACGTCGACCAAATGACTGGCTGCTAGCCGAATCCGATTATTTGGTGAAACTGGCAGGTAGAAAGTTGTTCTTAGAACACGATATTGTTAGCGCAACCAAATTGATGGAAAGTGCTGACCAGCGCATTGCAGCGCTTAATGACCCTAGCTTGGTTCCTTTAAGAAGAGCAATGGCAAATGACATCACCAATTTACGAGCACTGCCATTAATCGACCGAGACGGCTTGGTCATTGCATTAACTAGCTTGCAACTTCAAGTCGATGGTTTACCTCTCGCTAATGCCATTCTTCCTGAAGCGCCAGTAGTTGAGCAACAAGAAGTCTCAACCGATATCAATGACTGGCAGCAAAATTTGATGACATCCTTAGGCGAGTTTTCTGAGCAATTCATTACCTTCCGCACTCGAGATGGCAATGTTATCCCCCTTCTGTCACCAGAACAGCATTTCTACTTGCGTGAAAATATTAAGGCGAAGCTAGAAACGGCGATGAAAGGTGTATACACCGAACAAGGAGAAGTTTTCTCCACGGCACTAAAAGTCGCTCATGAATGGTCAACGCAATTCTTTAATTTGGATGATCCCGCTGTTCAGAAATTTAACCAACGTATAGCCGCTTTGGGCAAACAAAACATCCAAGTAAATTACCCAGTAAAATTGGAAACACAGGAACTCCTTTCTGACGTTATTTCAGAGCGCTTGCGCCGAGAGATGACCACCATTATTACGGAGGAGGCTAAATGA
- a CDS encoding 2Fe-2S iron-sulfur cluster-binding protein, with protein sequence MTQTVTIMPQQWVFEVSTGQTILEAALNNNYRFPHRCTVGACAMCMCRKLEGEVSYHLEPMLTEKEIAHGWIFPCQAYAESDLLLTFESE encoded by the coding sequence ATGACTCAAACTGTCACCATAATGCCCCAGCAATGGGTATTTGAAGTTTCTACTGGGCAAACAATACTGGAAGCAGCGCTCAACAATAATTATCGCTTCCCGCATCGTTGTACAGTAGGCGCATGTGCCATGTGTATGTGCAGAAAATTAGAAGGGGAAGTCAGCTATCACCTTGAGCCTATGCTTACGGAAAAAGAAATAGCTCACGGTTGGATCTTCCCATGTCAGGCATACGCCGAAAGTGATTTACTGCTCACGTTTGAAAGTGAGTAA
- the trxA gene encoding thioredoxin TrxA produces the protein MSDKILQLTDDGFEQDVIQAAGPVLVDFWAEWCGPCKMIAPILDEIADEYEGKLTIGKLNIDQNSGTPPKFGIRGIPTLLLFKDGSVAATKVGALSKTQLKEFLDANI, from the coding sequence ATGAGTGACAAGATTTTGCAGCTTACAGATGACGGTTTTGAACAAGATGTAATCCAAGCTGCAGGTCCAGTTCTGGTAGATTTCTGGGCAGAATGGTGTGGTCCTTGTAAAATGATTGCTCCAATTTTGGACGAGATCGCAGACGAGTACGAAGGCAAGCTCACTATCGGTAAGCTAAACATCGATCAAAACTCGGGTACGCCACCAAAGTTTGGTATCCGCGGTATCCCAACACTACTTCTATTTAAAGATGGCAGTGTTGCAGCGACGAAAGTTGGCGCACTTTCTAAGACTCAACTGAAAGAGTTCCTAGACGCTAATATTTAA
- a CDS encoding heme biosynthesis protein HemY, giving the protein MIRAIFLFVILGIGLYAGTQFSGQQGYVLISIADKTIEMSVTTLVIFIIGILAALFGLEYLIKKLLYTSSATWNWFSVRKMKRARRYTNEGIIMLLEGDWKGAEKKVTRWANHHDMPMLCYLVASEAAQGLGDKSKRDHYLGLASKQENSDLAVELTRAKQLVRDSQYELALDTLHSLRDRYTGNPIVAELLKTVYEELALWQNTIDLLPQLKKAKLIDPIEHDSLMLKAQCGLLADVAQQKGSEGLLAYWNGLPKKARQGETLVHCLLEQLIERKADSQAYIIVRDRLKKQPDDKLYSLISEMNLPDLHPAVVLLQGALQKDGESAIVHSTLAQLLMRQENWSEAQHHFEQALKLRQDISDYAYLADVLEKQQLTQAAGDVSRKALSLIDNKS; this is encoded by the coding sequence ATGATTCGTGCAATTTTTCTATTCGTAATTCTAGGAATAGGCCTCTACGCCGGAACTCAGTTTTCTGGACAGCAAGGATATGTCTTAATTTCTATTGCCGACAAAACAATAGAAATGAGCGTGACTACCCTGGTGATTTTTATCATTGGCATTCTTGCTGCGCTATTTGGTTTGGAATACCTCATTAAGAAACTCCTTTATACCAGCAGTGCGACTTGGAATTGGTTTAGTGTACGCAAGATGAAACGAGCTCGTCGCTATACAAACGAGGGCATCATCATGCTTTTAGAAGGTGATTGGAAAGGAGCCGAGAAAAAAGTCACCCGCTGGGCAAATCATCACGACATGCCAATGCTTTGTTATCTCGTTGCTTCAGAAGCCGCGCAAGGGCTTGGTGACAAGAGTAAACGCGATCACTACTTAGGCTTAGCTTCAAAACAAGAAAACTCAGATCTTGCTGTAGAGCTGACAAGAGCGAAGCAGCTAGTAAGAGACTCTCAGTATGAATTGGCTTTAGATACCCTGCATTCACTACGCGATCGCTACACTGGTAATCCCATTGTGGCAGAGCTTCTTAAAACCGTTTATGAAGAACTGGCGCTATGGCAGAACACCATTGATCTATTGCCACAACTAAAGAAAGCTAAGCTCATTGACCCAATAGAACACGACTCTTTGATGTTGAAAGCACAATGCGGGTTACTTGCCGACGTTGCCCAACAAAAAGGCAGCGAAGGCTTACTTGCTTATTGGAATGGACTCCCTAAAAAGGCTCGTCAGGGCGAAACACTTGTCCATTGCCTATTAGAGCAACTTATCGAGCGTAAAGCCGATTCGCAAGCCTATATCATCGTACGGGATAGATTGAAAAAGCAACCAGACGACAAACTCTATTCACTTATCTCTGAAATGAACTTACCAGACCTGCACCCAGCAGTTGTTCTTCTTCAAGGAGCACTGCAAAAGGATGGTGAAAGCGCTATTGTCCACAGTACACTTGCCCAATTACTGATGCGCCAGGAAAACTGGTCTGAGGCACAGCATCACTTCGAGCAAGCACTGAAGTTACGACAAGACATTTCAGATTACGCTTATTTAGCTGACGTCTTAGAGAAGCAGCAACTAACGCAAGCAGCTGGAGACGTCTCTCGTAAGGCACTTTCGTTGATAGACAATAAGTCTTAA
- the rhlB gene encoding ATP-dependent RNA helicase RhlB: protein MKKTHITEQKFADLDLHPQIIEGLEKKGFEFCTPIQALALPVLLTGQDIAGQAQTGTGKTLAFLTATFNHLLTTPEHEGRNPSQPRAIVMAPTRELAIQIHNDAKPLMESTGVKIALAYGGESYDKQLATIEQGVDILIGTTGRIIDFYKQRVFNLNNIQAVVLDEADRMFDLGFIKDIRFLFRRMPEPKDRLNMLFSATLSYRVQELAFEHMHNPEHVVVEPERKTGHRIQEELFYPSNEDKMTLLQTLIEEEWPDRAIVFANTKYKCESIWGHLAADGHRVGLLTGDVPQKKRERILEQFTQGHVDLLIATDVAARGLHIPQVTHVFNYDLPDDCEDYVHRIGRTGRAGESGHSISFACEEYAINLTAIEDYIEHPIPVSDYDASALLEHLPAPLRLRHKQMQQRRTNTGGNKHGGNRKRHSRPRAPRHQS from the coding sequence ATGAAAAAGACGCATATCACAGAGCAAAAGTTCGCCGATTTGGATTTACACCCCCAAATCATTGAAGGGCTTGAGAAAAAAGGGTTCGAATTTTGTACCCCTATTCAAGCCTTGGCGTTGCCGGTACTGCTCACCGGCCAAGACATTGCAGGCCAGGCCCAAACGGGCACTGGTAAGACCCTCGCGTTTCTTACTGCTACTTTCAACCATTTACTGACAACGCCTGAACACGAAGGTCGCAATCCATCGCAACCACGTGCGATTGTGATGGCACCAACTCGAGAGCTTGCGATTCAGATCCACAACGACGCGAAGCCCTTGATGGAGTCGACTGGCGTTAAAATCGCACTGGCTTACGGTGGCGAAAGCTACGACAAACAATTGGCGACTATTGAACAAGGTGTTGATATTCTTATCGGTACCACCGGTCGTATCATCGATTTCTACAAACAACGTGTTTTCAATCTAAATAACATCCAAGCGGTTGTTCTTGATGAAGCCGATCGTATGTTTGACCTCGGTTTTATTAAAGACATCCGTTTCTTATTCCGCCGTATGCCTGAGCCGAAAGACAGGCTGAACATGCTGTTCTCGGCAACCTTGTCTTACCGCGTACAAGAACTGGCTTTCGAGCACATGCACAACCCAGAGCATGTCGTCGTAGAACCAGAAAGAAAAACCGGTCACCGTATTCAAGAAGAACTTTTCTATCCGTCGAATGAAGACAAAATGACGCTTCTGCAGACACTAATAGAAGAAGAGTGGCCAGATCGTGCAATTGTATTTGCCAATACCAAGTACAAGTGCGAATCCATTTGGGGTCACCTAGCCGCTGATGGGCATCGCGTAGGTTTGCTAACAGGTGATGTACCACAGAAGAAACGTGAACGTATTTTAGAACAATTCACTCAAGGTCATGTTGATCTACTGATTGCTACCGATGTTGCTGCGCGTGGATTGCACATTCCTCAAGTGACGCACGTCTTTAACTACGACTTGCCGGACGATTGCGAAGATTACGTACACCGAATTGGTCGTACTGGTCGTGCGGGTGAAAGTGGTCACTCAATTAGCTTTGCATGTGAAGAGTACGCCATCAACCTGACTGCGATCGAGGACTACATCGAGCACCCGATCCCTGTGTCCGATTACGATGCTAGCGCATTACTTGAACATCTACCGGCTCCGCTTCGCCTGCGTCACAAACAAATGCAGCAGCGTCGCACCAACACTGGTGGAAACAAACACGGCGGTAACCGCAAGCGCCATTCGCGCCCAAGAGCACCTCGTCATCAGTCTTAA
- the fre gene encoding NAD(P)H-flavin reductase, translating to MTIKCQVKSIEPLACNTYQILLHPETPVSFKAGQYLLVEMGEKDKRPFSIASSPCRHEGELELHIGAAEHNAYASEVVEAMQKALEDGSEIAIDAPHGDAWVREESTNDLLLIAGGTGFSYVRSILDHCVSQKLNNTIHLYWGAKDECQLYAKEELVEIANVHSNVHFVPVVEEADANWSGKLGNVLQAVEEDFNSLENVDIYIAGRFEMAGAAREQFTQSKQAKRDQMYADAYAFI from the coding sequence ATGACAATTAAATGCCAAGTAAAGTCCATTGAGCCTTTGGCGTGCAACACATACCAAATTTTATTGCACCCAGAAACACCAGTCAGCTTTAAAGCAGGTCAGTACCTGTTGGTTGAAATGGGTGAAAAAGACAAACGCCCATTTTCAATCGCAAGTAGCCCTTGCCGCCATGAAGGAGAGCTCGAACTGCATATCGGTGCTGCGGAGCACAACGCTTATGCAAGTGAAGTTGTCGAAGCAATGCAAAAAGCACTGGAAGACGGCAGCGAGATCGCAATAGATGCACCACATGGTGATGCGTGGGTACGTGAAGAGAGTACTAACGATCTGTTACTGATAGCTGGTGGAACTGGATTTAGCTATGTGCGCTCTATACTTGACCATTGCGTTAGTCAAAAATTGAATAACACCATCCACCTATATTGGGGTGCGAAAGATGAATGCCAGCTCTATGCTAAAGAAGAGTTGGTTGAAATCGCAAATGTTCACAGCAATGTTCACTTCGTTCCTGTAGTAGAAGAAGCAGATGCAAATTGGTCTGGTAAGTTAGGCAATGTGCTTCAAGCGGTAGAAGAAGACTTTAATAGTTTAGAGAATGTAGATATCTACATTGCAGGTCGTTTTGAAATGGCCGGCGCAGCAAGAGAGCAATTTACTCAATCTAAACAAGCTAAGCGAGATCAGATGTACGCTGACGCGTATGCATTTATCTAA
- the hemC gene encoding hydroxymethylbilane synthase, with translation MSERAPIRIATRKSPLALWQAHFVKDSLQAAHPGLDVELVTMVTKGDIILDTPLAKVGGKGLFVKELEVAMLEGRADLAVHSMKDVPVDFPEGLGLVTICEREDPRDAFVSNTFASIDDLPQGAVVGTCSLRRQCQLKEYRPDLHIKELRGNVGTRLGKLDAGEYDAIILAAAGLKRLKLEERIRSVIEPEQSLPAVGQGAVGIECRLDDDHLIKLLEPLNHPETANRVAAERAMNLTLEGGCQVPIGSYSLINGDEIWLRALVGEPDGSKVVRGEIKGPVVKAHELGVTLANQLLDQGAKDILERLYQDHE, from the coding sequence ATGTCCGAAAGAGCTCCCATTCGCATCGCAACGAGAAAAAGTCCACTTGCCCTTTGGCAGGCACATTTCGTCAAAGATTCTTTGCAAGCGGCACACCCAGGTTTAGACGTTGAGTTGGTAACCATGGTTACCAAGGGAGACATTATCTTGGACACCCCTCTTGCGAAGGTGGGTGGTAAAGGGTTATTCGTCAAAGAGCTCGAAGTGGCGATGCTAGAAGGTCGTGCCGACCTCGCTGTTCACTCGATGAAAGACGTCCCAGTAGATTTTCCTGAAGGTTTAGGGCTGGTTACAATTTGCGAACGAGAAGATCCACGTGATGCTTTCGTATCCAACACATTCGCTTCCATTGACGACCTACCGCAAGGTGCTGTCGTTGGAACTTGCAGTTTACGCCGTCAATGTCAGTTGAAAGAATACAGACCAGACCTCCATATCAAAGAGCTTCGGGGTAATGTCGGAACTCGATTAGGCAAGCTGGACGCGGGGGAATACGATGCAATCATTCTCGCAGCGGCGGGGCTAAAGCGTCTGAAATTGGAAGAGCGCATACGCAGTGTCATTGAACCAGAACAATCACTTCCGGCGGTTGGGCAGGGAGCAGTGGGTATCGAGTGTCGGTTAGACGACGACCACCTAATTAAGTTATTGGAGCCTTTGAATCACCCGGAAACGGCGAATAGAGTTGCTGCAGAGCGTGCAATGAACTTGACTCTCGAAGGTGGGTGTCAGGTTCCAATTGGTAGCTACTCTCTTATCAATGGTGATGAGATCTGGCTGAGAGCACTTGTTGGTGAACCCGATGGTTCCAAAGTCGTGCGCGGAGAGATTAAAGGTCCCGTCGTTAAAGCGCATGAGTTGGGTGTCACCCTAGCGAATCAACTTCTTGACCAAGGTGCAAAAGATATTCTGGAGCGCCTATATCAGGATCATGAATAA
- the ubiD gene encoding 4-hydroxy-3-polyprenylbenzoate decarboxylase produces MSFKDLRDFIEHLENEGLLKRITHPVDPHYEMTEISDRTLRAGGPALLFENPIGYDVPVLANLFGTTERVAIGMGRGDVSELREVGKLLAYLKEPEPPKGFKDALDKLPVFRQVLNMPAKRLRKAPCQQIVWSGEQVDLDKIPVMSCWAEDVAPLLTWGLTVTKGPSKKRQNLGIYRQQKLSKNKVIMRWLAHRGGALDLRDWMETNPGKPFPVSVAFGADPATILGAVTPVPDTLSEYAFAGLLRGSKTEVVKSVSNELEVPASAEIVLEGYIDPNEYADEGPYGDHTGYYNEVEKHHVFTVTHVTMRENPIYHSTYTGRPPDEPAVLGVALNEVFVPILQKQFPEITDFYLPPEGCSYRMAVVSMKKQYPGHAKRVMMGVWSFLRQFMYTKFVIVVDESVNTRDWSEVVRAMTTQMDPVHDTVMIENTPIDSLDFASPVVGLGSKMGLDSTIKWEAELSVSSKPKETMPEAEVVDKLVSQFKQKHPELIDLHLPEAANGRSMAIVSINKTEAWQGHRLMNALWEEFEAHIHLQYIIICDEDVNVRDWNDVIWAITTRMDPARDTLMKQEANLPTTQMGLDATNKVEREETQREWGRPIKKDPAVVAKIDEIWDQLGIE; encoded by the coding sequence ATGAGTTTTAAGGATTTACGCGATTTTATTGAACACCTTGAAAATGAAGGCTTATTAAAACGCATTACCCACCCAGTTGACCCACATTACGAAATGACCGAGATCAGCGATCGTACTTTGCGCGCTGGTGGTCCTGCCTTATTGTTTGAAAACCCGATTGGTTATGATGTTCCAGTATTAGCGAACTTGTTTGGTACGACCGAGCGAGTGGCAATAGGAATGGGGCGCGGTGACGTATCAGAATTACGAGAAGTTGGGAAACTACTGGCTTACTTGAAAGAACCAGAACCGCCTAAAGGATTTAAAGATGCCCTAGACAAGCTCCCAGTCTTTCGACAAGTCTTGAATATGCCAGCAAAGCGTTTGCGAAAAGCACCTTGTCAGCAAATTGTGTGGTCTGGTGAGCAAGTCGATTTAGACAAAATCCCGGTGATGAGCTGTTGGGCTGAAGACGTTGCACCACTCCTCACTTGGGGGTTAACGGTTACGAAAGGTCCGAGCAAAAAGCGGCAGAACCTTGGAATTTACCGTCAACAAAAGCTGAGTAAGAACAAAGTTATCATGCGTTGGCTCGCCCATCGTGGTGGAGCTCTCGATTTACGTGATTGGATGGAAACGAACCCGGGTAAACCTTTCCCCGTGTCGGTTGCATTTGGTGCTGATCCTGCAACCATTCTTGGCGCTGTGACTCCTGTACCTGATACTTTATCTGAATATGCCTTTGCTGGTTTACTTCGAGGTAGCAAAACCGAAGTCGTAAAATCGGTCAGTAACGAGCTTGAAGTACCAGCCAGTGCAGAAATTGTATTGGAAGGGTATATAGACCCAAATGAATATGCCGACGAAGGCCCTTATGGTGACCACACAGGCTACTATAATGAAGTGGAGAAACACCACGTCTTTACGGTAACTCATGTGACGATGCGCGAAAACCCCATCTACCACAGTACATACACAGGTCGTCCGCCAGATGAACCCGCAGTATTAGGGGTTGCGTTGAACGAAGTGTTCGTACCTATTTTGCAAAAGCAGTTCCCAGAGATTACGGATTTCTATCTGCCACCCGAAGGCTGTTCTTATCGAATGGCCGTCGTGTCGATGAAGAAGCAATACCCAGGACATGCCAAGCGAGTCATGATGGGAGTTTGGTCCTTCCTTCGTCAATTCATGTATACCAAATTTGTCATCGTAGTTGATGAAAGTGTAAATACTCGTGATTGGAGTGAAGTGGTTCGTGCCATGACAACGCAGATGGATCCTGTTCACGATACTGTCATGATAGAAAACACACCGATAGACTCATTGGATTTTGCTTCTCCAGTGGTTGGGCTTGGGTCAAAAATGGGATTGGATTCCACCATCAAATGGGAAGCTGAACTGTCGGTTTCATCAAAACCGAAAGAAACCATGCCTGAGGCGGAAGTCGTCGATAAGTTAGTGTCTCAGTTCAAACAAAAACATCCAGAGCTGATTGATCTGCATTTGCCTGAAGCCGCAAATGGTAGAAGCATGGCAATTGTGAGCATCAACAAAACGGAAGCCTGGCAAGGTCACCGTTTGATGAACGCACTATGGGAAGAGTTTGAGGCGCATATCCATCTTCAATACATCATCATTTGCGATGAAGATGTGAATGTCAGAGATTGGAATGATGTTATATGGGCAATTACCACGCGTATGGACCCAGCTCGTGACACGCTGATGAAGCAAGAAGCCAATCTTCCAACGACCCAAATGGGGTTAGATGCTACCAATAAAGTCGAAAGAGAAGAGACGCAGCGTGAATGGGGTCGACCAATTAAGAAAGATCCTGCGGTAGTCGCAAAAATTGATGAGATTTGGGATCAACTAGGAATAGAATGA